In the genome of Entelurus aequoreus isolate RoL-2023_Sb linkage group LG15, RoL_Eaeq_v1.1, whole genome shotgun sequence, one region contains:
- the lztfl1 gene encoding leucine zipper transcription factor-like protein 1 gives MCDANVSATATMAEFGCNEHHQNEVISYMRFARSKRILRLKTVDSCFEELKDSRLVEETFTVDEVRDMLDGLHAVVRGEMEMELINTAHTNVLLLRQIFYQAEKFFLRLQTDISELENRELLEQVAEFEKTDFKATDKMNQESSKPKLAPLNEGGVSELLNKEIARLQEENDKLKAKLRTLESQAMSVLDDKTKAERALKDLRNVQGDQQLSAHANEISCLQNTVAALKDDYERSLTVSAASQNNLQENLVSAKHELLRVQEQLALAEKELDKKFQQTAAYRNMKEILTKKNEQIKDIRKQLQRYEPNE, from the exons ATGTGTGACGCTAACGTTAGCGCAACAGCCACCATG GCTGAATTTGGGTGTAATGAGCATCATCAGAACGAGGTGATCAGCTACATGCGATTTGCACGTTCAAAGCGGATTTTGAGACTCAAGACTGTGGACTCCTGCTTCGAGGAACTCAAAGACAGCAG GCTGGTGGAGGAAACCTTCACCGTGGACGAGGTGAGGGATATGCTGGATGGGCTGCACGCGGTGGTACGCGGCGAGATGGAGATGGAGCTCATCAACACTGCACACACCAACGTCCTGCTCCTCAGGCAGATCTTCTACCAGGCCGAAAAGTTTTTCCTCCGGCTGCAAACGGACATCTCAGAGCTGGAGAATAG GGAGCTGTTAGAGCAAGTAGCGGAATTTGAGAAGACTGACTTTAAAGCCACTGATAAG ATGAACCAGGAGAGCAGCAAACCCAAGTTGGCACCGCTGAATGAGGGTGGCGTGTCTGAGCTTCTAAACAAG gAGATTGCAAGACTACAGGAGGAAAATGATAAACTGAAAGCCAAGCTGCGCACTTTAGAATCCCAG GCAATGAGTGTGCTGGACGACAAGACCAAGGCAGAGAGAGCCCTTAAAGACCTCCGGAATGTGCAAGGTGACCAGCAG CTGAGCGCTCACGCCAATGAGATCAGCTGTCTGCAGAACACCGTGGCGGCCCTCAAGGACGACTACGAGCGCTCGCTGACCGTCAGCGCCGCCTCTCAGAATAACCTGCAGGAGAACCTGGTCTCTGCCAAACACGAACTCCTGCGAGTACAAGAGCAGCTGGCCTTAGCGGAAAAG GAGCTGGATAAGAAGTTCCAACAAACGGCTGCGTATCGCAACATGAAGGAGATCCTGACAAAGAAGAATGAGCAAATTAAGGACATTAGAAAACAATTGCAAAG ATACGAGCCCAACGAATGA
- the LOC133630464 gene encoding transmembrane protein 108-like, with protein sequence MKTSLQVLRCQLLSVLAFLALPAVLVSSAQELYLGHMSQDSVTMATASSSSSSNHVLSAAEPLHLDWHREGSSSGEWSLKRAPGPTNIRHLSFWRLTTQPSRRAPVEPLAHDLVTVVPNALTTHRHNLRRENPLPVKSQEDKDEVLRSLREHAQGHHVITLREVHADKTEPPTDELLLAPMAELIAAGKNPSENQTSSVPTSALSTEFYPTLSPTNHLTTNDTARVTLPPPLPNTTDNDPLGPGRVTAHVGAPSNSSSARNDTPAQESSHSERPSTDSGSFLNRQVPATTKDPWTADNSSGPTVDSPPSRVTICLSRMDIVWIVLAISVPVSTCSVLLTVCCMRRRKKSSGQENNLSYWNNAITMDYFSRHAVELPREIHTLESEEHDSCLPPNGDYSSSSVVLVNPFCQETLFINRDKASAI encoded by the exons GTGTTCTCGCCTTTCTAGCACTGCCAGCAGTACTGGTGTCATCAGCACAGGAGTTGTACCTCGGCCATATGTCCCAGGACTCTGTCACCATGGCAActgccagcagcagcagcagcagcaaccacGTCCTGTCTGCCGCTGAGCCTCTCCACCTGGACTGGCACAGGGAAGGATCCAGCAGCGGGGAGTGGTCGCTCAAAAGGGCCCCTGGACCCACAAACATCCGCCACCTCTCATTCTGGCGTCTCACCACTCAACCCTCCAGACGGGCCCCAGTAGAACCTCTCGCTCATGACCTGGTTACTGTTGTCCCAAACGCTTTGACTACCCATAGGCACAACTTGAGAAGGGAGAACCCACTTCCTGTGAAGAGTCAAGAGGATAAAGATGAAGTTCTTCGGTCCCTCAGGGAGCATGCTCAGGGACACCACGTTATCACCCTGAGGGAGGTGCATGCCGATAAGACTGAGCCCCCAACGGATGAGCTGCTGTTGGCGCCTATGGCAGAGTTGATCGCTGCTGGAAAGAATCCATCAGAGAATCAAACCTCCTCCGTGCCCACTTCCGCTCTCTCCACAGAATTCTACCCTACGCTGAGCCCAACTAACCACCTGACAACCAATGACACCGCCAGGGTCACGCTCCCACCCCCCCTCCCTAACACCACAGACAATGACCCTCTTGGACCCGGGCGAGTGACAGCACACGTGGGGGCGCCATCCAACAGCAGCAGTGCCCGCAATGATACGCCCGCTCAGGAAAGCAGCCACTCAGAGCGTCCATCCACAGACAGCGGTAGCTTCCTGAACAGGCAAGTCCCCGCCACCACAAAGGACCCCTGGACCGCCGACAACAGCTCAGGGCCCACAGTAGACTCGCCCCCATCCCGCGTCACCATCTGCTTGAGTCGGATGGACATTGTGTGGATCGTGCTGGCCATAAGTGTGCCTGTGTCGACCTGCT CCGTGCTGCTGACCGTGTGCTGcatgaggaggaggaagaagtcgTCGGGTCAGGAGAACAACCTGAGCTACTGGAACAATGCCATTACCATGGACTACTTTAGCAGGCATGCCGTGGAGCTGCCCAGAGAGATTCACACTCTGGAGAGCGAG GAGCACGACAGTTGCCTGCCGCCAAACGGGGACTACAGCAGCAGCAGTGTGGTGCTGGTGAACCCCTTCTGCCAGGAGACCCTCTTCATCAACAGAGACAAAGCGTCTGCCATCTAG